The Sorghum bicolor cultivar BTx623 chromosome 6, Sorghum_bicolor_NCBIv3, whole genome shotgun sequence genome contains the following window.
TAAATCGCTCATTTGGCTTCTCTATTAGTATTATTATTACTGGAGTCAATTTGTGAATGACTTCCAAGGAGCAGAGCTAAAACCTGTGAGAATTACTTAGAGCAAGTTGAGTTGTATTGTAATTTTTAAGATGTTGTTTCATATCATCTCTATATTTGAGACTTTGTCACTTTGATATGTTGACTAGTAGGTACTTAAACAATTTCAAGTTATGCTCAATTCTATGAAATCATGCTTAAATATGTGTTATATCTGCTATAATTATACAATTACtactatataatatggtattatACATTGCCAAATATTAGATTTTAGGttgaaaaatatatttaatgacCCTTTATTATATTTTGAATACCCCACCTCAGAATCCTGGCCCACCATTGCTGCAGGGTTTTCGGTGTTAACGACTCAGGTTGCTTGTTCACTGGGGGTTTGCGAGCTTAATCAGCCACCATGGATGGTAAGGGCACACCTTCTGTCTTTCTATTGCCATTTTGTTACTTACatgtagggatgaaaatggGACAGATTTTTCCTGATATCTGCCTACTCTGAAAGGGCTTAAAGACTACATGGATAATCCATATATGAATGCGGACATTTAATATCCATACTGTATCCGAATCCGAATAGTCAAAGTTGGATTTCTGATACGTATATGGAATAGTTATTAAAATTCACTAAACCCGACACTATGTATCTGTAATATCTGTTTATATCCGATCCAGTTTCATCCCTATTTACATGAGTTTATCTGGTGTCAATTTTGGGGCAGTAGTCAAATAAATTGGTAGTCGGTTACTAGTGTTGGATTGGGAGTAAGGTTTTCGTTAAATGGTTTGTTAGCTAGGTGCCGAGCCCTTGCACTAAAGGTGATGTCAGCCAGGTTAATATAAGAACTGCTCGTGGAAATAGCACGTAATTTGGGAACGATGTAGTAAAGTTTAACTGCAAAAGGAGTATAGAAGGGGTGGTGCACACTGTGCAATGTTGTGCTGCAACACATTGAGCATAATAGGTTTCGTATTTATAAATGAATGAGATGTGGATGATAAAAAGCTCTTTTGCTGATTATACAAGTAGTTGATTTATGCCATCaaagaatataaacaagtaggcCAACAATTCGAATCTTCAGTTTATAGTCAGTACCTCATCTTTGCTGAATCCAACTGCAGTTTGCAGCCTTCAACTTTGTGCAGTGATTATAGCTTCTTGTATCATGCGGTCGATTTCTAATGACTATTTTTCTTACAGTTGATAAGCAAGAAACAATGGAGGAGACCATCCTTGTTGGTGATGATCTCATGCGCGGGCCGCCATCCCCTGTCATACCAAAAGAGATCGCATCACATGTCCTTGATGGTGTTGAGCTTTGTGATGGTATACTCAGGAACCTTTTCTTATGTGAGTAACTGGTTTTTGTGACATTGATAGCATGTTTCTCTTATTCCATGTGCATTTATGAAGGAAAGTGTTctataaaaaaaaacattgttTCTATTCTCCAGGCCTACAAATCAATGATATTGAGCCATTCTGCCAAGATGAAATTGTGCTATACCGACAATGTGCTGAGAAACGGGTTAGTTATACTAAAACCATTTGGCCATGCCTGACCGTATTTGGTGCTTATTCAACAGTGCTGCATTGTGTCTTATAACAGGACAAGGAAATAAGAGAGCGGATGCAAAATAGTGAATATAAATTGGGTTTTTCAATGCCCCTGGAACAAGCGAAAGAGAGAGCTACTCAACTCCAATCAGAAGTAACACTGCTAGAAAGGTAGTCCAGTAGCTGATAATTTTCCCTTTaatcaagcatagcatgatcATGAGATAAGCAGCTTGTGAAATGGCATCCCTATGATCCTATCTGCTACATGAACCTTAAAAGGTTTTTTTCTCATAAAATATTTAGGAATTGTAGTGGAGTGATACACTTAGCAAGGAATGTATTTGTATCAAGGTTTTTCCTCTCCATTGAAACTAGTAACTAAGTAAGGAGTCTGGCATGAACATAATTTCTTCTCCATTGATCTGGATAATCCAAGTGTGTATACTGATCCAAGAAGCTTTCAGAAGATTCACCAATACACACGATAgtgttttaaaaaatttgatgCAACCTTCTATATCAATGGATGTCTAAACTCCCATACAAAATATTTGTCTTGTGGACGTGGTAGTCTATTTTGCAATTTTGTCACATAATCCATTATTAAGCCATTTGATGCTTACATAGCAAACAAGTATTTGCTTTCCTCGTTGCTTTGACAGTTATTGCACCTGTTAGATTAATTTCATTGTAGCAAGCTTTAATATAGGAATTGATTGTTTTATGAGCAAAAGCTTATGCAACACTACTGGGGTGAATTGTGTAGTTTTTAGAGAGTAATGGTAGTAAACTTAATGGATGCTGACAACCATTTCTATCAAGTCTGATCCTCCAACGTAGTAGGAGGCTAAGTGTGCTCTGTCTACCTTAAACGTTAATGTTTTTTTGTCTTAAACGCGCAGGAGAGCTGTGTGTCATTTCATTAAAAAGGAAATATTAACAAAGAGACTACCCAAAACATGACGCGCACACTCCACATACCCACATGCGCTAGAAAATGAGAACAATCACACCACGGATAGGATAGAGATGACCACTAGAACCACGGAGAAAGAGAAACTAGACTACTCCCAAGATCAAAGTTTCTGAGGTCCTAGCCCCAGGCTCTTAATGAGAAACAACAGATCATAGCTTCTCTCAGTGCATGTTAGCttgattgtgccaaatacataatttattttaggataatttttctacttgaCCTCACAGAGCTCTATTGACTGTTGCCAAAGAATCATGAATCATGTAAAACAAAACACACAATGTAAACATCGTTGTACAGCATGCTTCTGTGCTTTTAGGTTCGTAGCCCCTAAACCCCCTAATCCTATGTTTCACCCAACTGCTGAGCAACTCTTTAGTCATTTGAGATAGCTTACAGATCCTGCTTAGCATACTGTTATTTTTGGAAGGAGCTCCTAGACCTTCATGTGCACACCAATTATTTGTTCTGACAAGTAGTGCTTATTCTGTTTCTTATTCCAAAAGAATGCGCTAGTAAAACGTCCTGATGATATTTTATGGCTGTACCCTGTTGGTTCCATTTCTGTAAGGCATATTTTGGTCAAGCACAAAAATTAGGTGACAAACAAAGAAAATGTGAAGTGACATATCTGGGATATCCTTAAATCTCTTGGGATCACGTGATAGTAGATACAATGGTTAGTATGGATGTTATTCATAAATGCTGAGAGGTCAAATAAAATTCTTAATAAAAGAGGGCAAAAGTGGTAAAGAAGTCCCTAAATATGCATGCAGACCTGATTTAAAATAATATTACATAGCTTATATGTTAAAACTGGAGACATTTTATTTTGCTTAGTGTTACTTACAGTACAATAAATGGAGGGAATCATGAACCATATTGAATTTCCTATTGACTCATTCACGCAGCTTTATTCTGCTTGCATGTGATCTTATATTGCTTTGTAGGCGCATGATTCTTGCTAGTGGACTTGAGGGTATGGAAGGATTTCGACAGAGATGGAGCTTGCATGGACAGCTTGAAGATACAAGGTAGTTGTTTTGATTCTGTATTGGTCATATAGTAAGTAAATAAGAACTAATAGAGCATAGTGGGCTAATGGTACTTAGCTCTCTCTGATTTGGAATGACAAGGATCAACTTAAACTCAGTAAATTCATAATTCAAGTCCCGATAATGATTTAATTTATAAAATCAAGCATCTGAAATGATCATGCCAACTTTGGTCAAGCTTCAGTTATGTATTGTGAACAGAAACGCTATGTGATCATTAACAGGAAAG
Protein-coding sequences here:
- the LOC8075267 gene encoding uncharacterized protein LOC8075267 — encoded protein: MDVDKQETMEETILVGDDLMRGPPSPVIPKEIASHVLDGVELCDGILRNLFLCLQINDIEPFCQDEIVLYRQCAEKRDKEIRERMQNSEYKLGFSMPLEQAKERATQLQSEVTLLERRMILASGLEGMEGFRQRWSLHGQLEDTRKRLEALNNGMAKRENQSSTGERTKSPAGKKWFFW